From a region of the Coffea arabica cultivar ET-39 chromosome 3e, Coffea Arabica ET-39 HiFi, whole genome shotgun sequence genome:
- the LOC113738090 gene encoding bidirectional sugar transporter SWEET17-like isoform X1 yields MEGFTFFIGILGNVTSMLVFLAPIDTFKRIVKNKSTEEFDSLPYICSLLSASLWTYYGIVQPSAFLVGTINAFGSILGIVYVGLFLFYAPPSNKVKIALIVGTLNVGFLVGAILFTRLAFKGEARVASMGFLAAGFIIVTYASPLSSMRTVVMTRSVEYMPFYLSFFIFLSGGVWALYGWLIGDYFVSVPNGTGCILGTAQLVLYGIYRDTKPPARDSACVSFYDLEEGWQRQPLLSSTHSLVSSTHSLVSSAHSLLASGHSFLES; encoded by the exons ATGGAAGGTTTCACCTTCTTCATTGGCATCTTGG GCAATGTCACGTCAATGCTTGTATTCCTTGCGCCCAT AGACACCTTCAAGAGGATAGTAAAGAACAAATCGACGGAGGAATTTGACAGCCTTCCATACATATGTTCGTTGCTGAGTGCATCTCTATGGACGTACTATGGAATTGTACAGCCCAGCGCATTTCTTGTCGGCACAATCAATGCGTTTGGAAGCATACTTGGGATTGTTTATGTTGGCCTCTTCCTTTTCTATGCTCCTCCAAGCAACAAG GTTAAAATTGCACTTATTGTAGGGACTTTGAATGTTGGATTCTTGGTGGGAGCGATTTTATTTACGCGACTGGCATTTAAAGGAGAAGCTCGGGTCGCATCCATGGGTTTCTTGGCCGCAGGTTTCATCATTGTCACGTACGCTTCGCCGCTTTCTTCCATG AGGACGGTGGTGATGACCAGGAGTGTGGAGTACATGCCTTTttacctttcatttttcatcttcctGAGTGGAGGCGTTTGGGCTTTGTATGGTTGGTTGATAGGAGATTATTTCGTTTCG GTACCAAATGGGACAGGATGTATACTTGGAACAGCTCAACTAGTGCTGTATGGGATATACAGAGATACCAAGCCACCCGCCAGAGACAGCGCCTGCGTCAGCTTCTACGACTTGGAAGAAGGATGGCAGCGTCAGCCCCTTCTGTCTTCAACCCATAGCTTAGTTTCTTCCACCCATAGCTTAGTGAGTTCCGCCCATAGCTTATTGGCTTCCGGCCATAGCTTCTTGGAGTCTTGA
- the LOC113738090 gene encoding bidirectional sugar transporter SWEET17-like isoform X2 — protein sequence MLVFLAPIDTFKRIVKNKSTEEFDSLPYICSLLSASLWTYYGIVQPSAFLVGTINAFGSILGIVYVGLFLFYAPPSNKVKIALIVGTLNVGFLVGAILFTRLAFKGEARVASMGFLAAGFIIVTYASPLSSMRTVVMTRSVEYMPFYLSFFIFLSGGVWALYGWLIGDYFVSVPNGTGCILGTAQLVLYGIYRDTKPPARDSACVSFYDLEEGWQRQPLLSSTHSLVSSTHSLVSSAHSLLASGHSFLES from the exons ATGCTTGTATTCCTTGCGCCCAT AGACACCTTCAAGAGGATAGTAAAGAACAAATCGACGGAGGAATTTGACAGCCTTCCATACATATGTTCGTTGCTGAGTGCATCTCTATGGACGTACTATGGAATTGTACAGCCCAGCGCATTTCTTGTCGGCACAATCAATGCGTTTGGAAGCATACTTGGGATTGTTTATGTTGGCCTCTTCCTTTTCTATGCTCCTCCAAGCAACAAG GTTAAAATTGCACTTATTGTAGGGACTTTGAATGTTGGATTCTTGGTGGGAGCGATTTTATTTACGCGACTGGCATTTAAAGGAGAAGCTCGGGTCGCATCCATGGGTTTCTTGGCCGCAGGTTTCATCATTGTCACGTACGCTTCGCCGCTTTCTTCCATG AGGACGGTGGTGATGACCAGGAGTGTGGAGTACATGCCTTTttacctttcatttttcatcttcctGAGTGGAGGCGTTTGGGCTTTGTATGGTTGGTTGATAGGAGATTATTTCGTTTCG GTACCAAATGGGACAGGATGTATACTTGGAACAGCTCAACTAGTGCTGTATGGGATATACAGAGATACCAAGCCACCCGCCAGAGACAGCGCCTGCGTCAGCTTCTACGACTTGGAAGAAGGATGGCAGCGTCAGCCCCTTCTGTCTTCAACCCATAGCTTAGTTTCTTCCACCCATAGCTTAGTGAGTTCCGCCCATAGCTTATTGGCTTCCGGCCATAGCTTCTTGGAGTCTTGA
- the LOC113737073 gene encoding uncharacterized protein, with product MVMEVVQEDMGDGSMQCTDHPYKNSTPGGICAFCLQEKLGKLVSSSFPVAIFPSSSSSSSPSFRSDFGGSITSASSSSAIRPPHHGSSAASRHINLSNDCEYHTRRSKMPFSLSTHRRKKKKDGTGGVLAAASSDVTSIVFKRSKSTTTPRRNGIHFLDADDAEDYSPHKRGFWSFLYLPKHSTAKKGERSFKDVSSYASSVSSASGVGAAAGGSTRSRDKKKEELVVVDENESPDQAALDRKVSRSRSVGCGSRSFSGDFFERISTGFGDCTLRRVESQREGKPKVPSMHRNSGAGQDCIKERVKCGGIFSGFMITSSSSSSSSSSYWVSSSTEDNVNGGRSASTPGSARHVAHGRSKSWGWALASPMRAFGKPSNHGKREASNKNAAPNLAAIPSLLAARG from the coding sequence atggtgatggAAGTTGTTCAAGAAGATATGGGGGATGGTAGCATGCAATGCACCGACCATCCTTACAAGAACAGCACCCCAGGTGGGATCTGTGCCTTTTGTCTTCAAGAGAAGCTTGGCAAGCTTGTTTCTTCCTCATTCCCTGTTGCTATTTTcccgtcttcttcttcttcttcgtctcCTTCATTTAGATCTGACTTTGGTGGTAGCATTACTAGTGCATCATCTTCCTCTGCTATTCGCCCTCCTCATCACGGTTCCTCAGCAGCTTCTCGTCACATTAATCTAAGCAATGACTGCGAGTATCACACCAGAAGGTCTAAGATGCCGTTTAGTTTGAGTACTCacaggagaaagaagaagaaagatggcacCGGTGGTGTCTTGGCTGCAGCAAGTTCAGATGTCACCAGCATTGTTTTCAAAAGAAGCAAATCTACCACAACTCCCAGAAGAAATGGTATCCATTTTTTGGATGCTGATGATGCTGAAGATTACAGCCCTCACAAGAGAGGTTTCTGGTCATTTCTTTACTTGCCCAAGCATTCCACTGCCAAGAAAGGTGAAAGGTCGTTCAAAGATGTTAGTAGCTATGCGTCATCAGTGTCAAGTGCAAGTGGAGTTGGAGCTGCAGCTGGTGGTTCTACGAGATCAAGggacaagaagaaagaagagctTGTTGTGGTGGATGAAAATGAGAGCCCTGATCAGGCTGCACTTGATAGAAAGGTGTCGAGATCTAGATCTGTTGGCTGTGGAAGCAGGAGCTTTTCTGGGGACTTCTTTGAGCGGATTTCCACGGGTTTTGGAGATTGCACTCTCCGAAGAGTTGAATCTCAGAGGGAAGGTAAGCCTAAAGTGCCTTCAATGCACAGGAACAGTGGTGCAGGGCAAGATTGCATCAAGGAGAGAGTCAAGTGTGGTGGGATTTTCAGTGGTTTCATGATtacttcttcctcctcctcttcttcatcttcatcatatTGGGTTTCATCTTCAACTGAGGATAATGTGAATGGTGGAAGATCAGCATCAACACCAGGGAGCGCGCGACATGTTGCTCATGGAAGAAGTAAGAGTTGGGGATGGGCACTTGCAAGTCCAATGAGAGCTTTTGGGAAGCCCTCAAATCATGGAAAAAGAGAAGCTTCAAATAAGAATGCTGCCCCAAATTTAGCTGCAATTCCTTCCTTGTTGGCTGCGAGAGGCTAA